The following DNA comes from Ictalurus punctatus breed USDA103 chromosome 19, Coco_2.0, whole genome shotgun sequence.
ttctttttcttcttacgTTTCATCATCTCAGGGGAGATATCGGCTTCGACCATCCACAATTTGTTTCGCTCTTCTGGAGGCGGCACTGCACAAAGATGTACAGTTGTAAGCAACGTTAACACTTTGTTGGAACTGCGAATTTTAATCTCACATTTCAAAGGTCGTATATCTTTTGCAACACTTTAAATTTAGATTATCTTATTTAATATtctagattttattttatatatcgAGGCGCATTAACCATTAGGTAACGttaacaaaatattttagtttattataCCTGCATTATCCAATGTTTAGTCCATCTTTATGTAAAACTATATATAAGTGCAACTAATACCACCTAacacattcatttatattcactgGCAATATTCATAATTTAGGCTAAAGgttgggtgccaatatttacatCCAAGCATAGCGACATGCTGTAATTTAAAGTTACGCTCATTAATGTGGATTTGGAAATAATGGTGAACGTATTAGTATTAagttaacatttaaacaaacatccaTAATATGCGTGTAAACTTTGTTCTTTGTAGCGGATCAGGGTTGAATTAGATGGTTTGTGAATGCAGGAAAGTTAAAAGAATTGTTAGTCACCCATTATTTTTCTGAAATCAATCTTTATGTGCTTGGATCAATGATTTTGAACATTTCTGAGGAGTCAAGATAACTGTACTGACCAGGTGTCCCAGTGGGTGTAACTGAGATGTCCTGAGGTAAAATGGCACCTCTTCGTGCCACCATCTTTGTCACGTGCTGGGCCCATGCAGAGGACATTTCCATGGACGGCTCATTCAGTTCAAAGTTAATACCCGCTTTGGAAAGCGACAAATTCCATCAGTGTTTAATTTCATTCGTCATTTTCTTAAATAGCCCTTCTTCATTTCTCAATACTTAATTCTACTCAGTAAACTGGAgcatcaaaataattttttctcCACACATCCAGCAGGAGGTGCTATACTTACCCACCGGTCCCTCATGGGACACCGTGTGCATGCTGAAGGACAATTCTTTTTCCGGGTCCATTTGGAGTTCCTTTCGCTTCGAGAACGCTTTGGCAATCATCTTGCTCTTCTTGATGCGCTTTGGCTCATCGTCACTGCGTCCAATTATCCTTAGATTACAGGAAAGGCGTAAATATGACACCGGATATTGTATACATAATTAGGCGGCTAAGACATTCTGTTTAGCTATTGCAGCATATGATGGActaagtattttattttatacaatttcTTATCAAAAGTGCCTATAAAATACGTGCATTTAAACACAGATCGAATGAGATGTTCATTTCTTGTCGACTTTCAGTCAGAAACCCCTTAGTGGAAACGCGTGGGAGATTCACTATAATTCAGACAGTGAAAAGGAGCAATGGACTCATTTCAAAAGAGACACCTTGTAAATAAACGTACCTACACCAGGTGCGCTTCCAAATGAGAATAGTGGCTTTGGTCCATACCCATGTGCTCATGGCAATGCCGGTACCAAACATAGAGAACAGATTGATCTTCTCCACCAGCAGACTGGGCCGGTTTTTAATGGTGCACTCCGGGATCGGTTTCTTGGTCTGATGAGCTATAGTGACATTAGCTTCACACCTGGAACAAACAGTATTTTTGCAATCTGAATCACTGTATAAACATATTCTGTTAAATAATAACGGTggataaacaaatatttaaaagtatatatttttaaaaatgcttacaGAACAAATTCCCTAAAGCTCCTTTCCCATTCCGCCTGGTTGAAGAAGTCGTAGAAATGGCATCCAAAAGTGATGAAAACAAAACCAAATGCAAGAAAACCAAATATGCCTGGTAGGAAGAAAAAGTCTTTAGATATGTAGACAATTTTTTGCAGCACTCTGTATTGTAATAAAAATCAAAACTGACCATTAggcatgcatttaaaaaatgctcTGATACCATCATCCAATACCAGGTAATACCACGAGACATAAGCCTAGTGTATGGTGTCGCACGTAAGTACAGACTACACAAAATGACAACGATCTGGGTGCATTTCACAATTAAAGATGGCGAGCAAAGCTAtgcagactgcaaactgtgctcAGAAAATGTGAAGAGGAGGAACTACAGCCTCTTCCTACAATACACACACCCTGATAAAATaccttaaacataaaactcaaCAAGAGGGgctcatcagggggaaaaaatgtctaCAGATAACACAAGCAGTGCTTAGCCAGTATGTTGTTCTTAAAGGTCGGTCGCAATCGACACGATGAAAACAAATACCTGCAACCCAACCCCATCCAAGGTAACTAATGCAGCTAGCTAATGcacttcattttaaaatcaagtTGCTTATATTATAAAGAACAAGACCAGTAGCCTAAGTGCATGAACACACTCGGGCGCTTTTCATGGCCAcgatggaaagaaaaacaagggCTAAATGAAATGATTGATTAATACTAAGCAGGTTACTCATTTTGGGTGTTGGTTTCGGTAACGACGAGTACCCGAAACATGATTCATGTCTGGTTcagtctgggggaaaaaatggtattgatgcatctctagggaaaaataaataaatactatgcAAAAGAAAACTGTACCAAGTCTCAGCATGGTCTCGTTGATTTTGCTTGCTGCTTTTTCACTCAGCAGTCCTGGATGGTTACTTTTGATAGAAAATAGTGTCATGACACCTGCAAAATTGGGAAAATTGAATCAACTTCAGGTATAAAAAATGAATCAAGCAATAAAAGACTGCTGTCTTTCTGTTATCGTCTTACCTCTTACAAGGAAATAGCCACCAACAGTGAGTACCACGCCGATTGGAGCAAGAACAAACCCAGCGCGGTATCTGTAGTTTTTGTAGCCAACAAAGCAGATTCCACTAACAGAGTCTCCATCGACCTGTATGATGTTCAGCAGAGTTTATGACTACTGCAGCATCCAGTGCAGCACCAAAAATGtcccaaaaaaaacaagaagaacaaGCGGCCTCACCTGTGCAATGGCCAGTATAGCCACTGTGAGGATAAACGGGATGGACCATGTGACCAGGTGGAAGTATGACGTCTTTCCAGACAGAGGTTGGTGCGTAGTGCCCAGGGCTTTGAAAGATGTGTGCCAGGCGTAGGTGAGCATAACAAACCAGATGACCCCTGACATCAAAGAGTAGTAGACGATGATGAAAATGATAACACACGAAAGCGTCTCTGTCGATctagagagaggagaaagaaagaattgatTTTCTGGGTGCTGTCAAGTACATTCATAACATTCTTTGAAATGCTCCTTCGGAAGTGTTCTTACGAGGGCTCTCCAAGCCGCATGGTGTTGTCGCTTTTGCACACGATCTCTTTGCGCGCACCGTCCATGAACTGAGCGAGCCACCCAATGCTACCCACGAAGAAGCAGGCATTGACATAGAAGAGGATTACAGCCGGGTAGCGATTGGAATTTTTCCAATCGGCAAGAAACGTCGCCTGtggaaaagagcaaaaaaagaCGTGACACATTGTCAAAAAATTTTATTCACTGTACAGGGCTACCAATGCATTTGCTCACcacatgcatcaatgagccttgagcacccatgaccctgtcaccagtaCACTGCCTGtctttccttggaccacttggccatttttcctgcttctaacacgtcaacttcgagaactgattgttcacttgctgcctaataaatatatccccaAATCAGCACCCACACTGCTTCAAGACTGTTTCAATACATCTATTACTTTctaaaagtatgttttttgttgttctctTCACATGACTGCTTCAAAAACAACGTAGAATGACGACTCTTTGCCGTCATCACTGCCTATAGTGTTATTTTGGCAAGTAAGTACTCTATACACCTTCTATGGGTGACAAGTAGAGATTTACAAAGTGGGATAGCAACgagtataataataaaagtactTATTACCAGTTTATCATAATTTATCTAAACATTTCTCCATATTTGACCCCACACAGTAGTCATGTTCACTTACTAATGTAAAGAAAGTGCAAAGCAGGGTGATTGAACCGAAGATGGCGATGTAGTCGTGCATGTCGGAGTGTTCCTCCTCCGTGAAGAGGGGATTGTCACACTGAATGCCGCAGCCCTCCACGTCCTTGTACCAGCTGGCCTGGATGTCGGTTTTTACCAGAGGAGCTTCACATTGTCCTGATGTATTGAATTTGAGTTTCTGCACCTCGTTCTAGAAAAATACACACTTTAAGCATACTATTCATTTGAGTCAGTCACTCAAAGGTAGAATCAACCCCAAACATCCTGCCATTCATACAGCCATCCTGCTGTAGTAATATCTCGAGCAAACGTCAACCAAACACAAACGTAAGCAAAACCAACATAGGGAAGAGTTATACCTGACAACCGAGAGGAAACTTGTCCGTGTTCTCACACTTCAGGAAGTTGGGCCACCCTCGCTCCTGTTCCACTATGCTGCAGGGTCGGCGGGTCGCCTGGCAAAGGGTCTGGCTGGGCAGCTCCACTTTGCCGTTCTCACACTTGGGCATGTAAACAGCACACAGTAAAGGCTGAATGACCGCCCAGCAGCGAGGAGCATTTCTCAAACCTGAAGAAGAAAACATGTCAGAGGTGAACATTTAGATTTCATTCAAATATTATGTGTATCTGTCTAGTGCTACCCAGAAATTTGAAACTCATTTTTTTTAGTGattaaatttaattacattttttattattaagccAATACCCAATACTAAAGCAATTCTGAGCTGACTTTCTCAGAGCTTCTGTTGGCAGGTTATGCAAAACATCAAATACAGTGTTAGTCAGCTTTAAAAAGACATTATGgtcaaaattttatatatatatatatatctcacaatCCTACTTATATCTTACAGAATCAGCTTTCCCTATATGATTAATGTGAAAATCTCTTTTGCATTGTGCACTTGGAAGTAAATTATGAACTATGGcttggtaaatggtctacacttatatagcactttcttttaaccttagcagttctcaccctttaactcacacacactggtagcagagctgccatgcaaggtgctagcttgccatcaggagcaatttggggttcagtgtcttgcccatggtatgtggagtcacgtgggccgggaatcgaaccgccaaccctacgattagtggacaacccgctctactacctgagccacagctgccccttatgctaatgctaatgcagAGCTCATGAATTTTTTTACTCTATACAGTCAAGCTAGCAGTCAAGATGGTTTTTGCAAAAGAGATTTTCAGGTTTTGTGTCAGGTGTCAGGGCACAGACTGGGGGGTGAGAGATCCTAACAATAAGACAGAGCCTAAGAGATGAAATGCTGCACATTAGTAAACAATAATTTGGGTCCTGTGTTCAATGCAAAATCTGCTACTGTGTCAGTCAACTTCGCAGACTTCAGATAACACTGTTAAATCTGACCTGATACCAATATAGCGTTTCAAGCAGGAATCGGCTCTGAAGCACTCTTTGTCAAACCAACAAACAATCTAACAAATTGCAGGTATTCAGACAGTCAAATCCAAGCACTTTCTCTTTCATGAGTCCAAAATCTGATGAACAATTATAGCAAGGTGTCTGGCTGCTCCATGAATTGCATGCTGCTGTGGGGAACTTGCCCTTAATTGCTGCATTCAACTAAAGGTTAAATGAATTTCTGACTTTCATCTAGGAAAAAACCAAGAAAACGCCCCTAACTTGGAAGTCCTACTCTGGAACATGGTACAGTCTCctcaaccccgagttcagcaagtgacgtcgaaacaacatggctgctcacgtcatcaacagtaaacaaactagcacttctttttttttaaaaaatatactatactgtatatactagtATTAGCTTTAAAccaatcaacatacagatatATTCACTTGTTAAAAAGTATAACACTGGCTACACAGTCCACTGTTATGAGGaattaaatatacatcactcttcacagttagctggctagctcgTTGCTAACAAAAGAGGCTCAGAGTATGCAACATAAGCATACAAAATCGGTCTGAATCTtatgataatcacgattatttatcccgattattcattgattttagggacgaCATATTTTTAtcgcactttcacatttaaataaacagaccgctgctttcacctccatgttgtgctacattcctgctaatgtacaaatctgtGCATCAGACTAGACTGAGCCGTAACGTGCATCATCTCATTAacgcaaaatataaataaaattgtacccgaAATATaggatgagtaaaaataaatacgCCGTCagccaaatgaaaatatgcatcaaatataacaatatgcaaccagatgaaaacaattcaggcgaatgcagaaaaggcaataacagtgtttacaggaggagagacgcagacagatcacccaatagagcggtgacgcagggatgacgtcattctGTACCGGAAACAGGAGGTTAGCGTCACACCGGTTCCCCCGACAAAAACACAATCGGATTTTCACAtagacttttggattattgcaagaAAACGAATCTCTGTGATCaagaaaagtttacaatacgaacacgttttgtccatcaagatcattttcacaaatgaacaccaCTTTTATGGAGTTTGAAGCCTGAATACAATCctcagaaataaacagctaaccgtacgctataaacgaactacaccacggtcgctcgacttcaacatcaccatcaccacgcttccgataacttctccaaacttgatttaaaaacgtTTTCCGTAGTACGGATTTACTCGTGGATCCATCTTCATCCACAGTTTTTTaggggaattgtgcacagcaaacctgaaccagtttaatctgcaaagttttttcctgttcggcgtgatgaagTTTAATGTCCCCAAGAACGTCTGTAGACCTGTTTAGCAATATTTtagtgtcacgatttcccctcgcgtAAGCACTGGAGCTCGCAGCGCGCTCTTTtagtgacactgactttgtttactttctacatgtgcatttattatgatttctttcctgtctccgcccctgtattgtcatcgGTCGTTCctttatgtgtcatcattagtctcagctgttcttGTTCACCTttaattacgtttgtcatttaaacccctcgtgtcccTTTGTTCGACGCGAAGTATTGCGTGAGTTTTCCATGTACTAAGCCTTTGTTCATAGTTTTGATCCTATTCTCGACCTCGTTGTTGGATTCTTGtttagccttgtttatgccgtttcccgatcgcctgacctttcaCCTGTTTTTGACCAagctattgtctcatgttttggatttgtctgcctctcttcaataacgctcttatctgcacttgcatccgtcctaaaccctcattacgtgacagttagcaaccgcctttttcaGTACACGTAAAAGTTTGTTAAAAAATtatgagtggggtattactggtgtatattatgagtggggtattactggtgtatattatgagtggggtattactggtgtataTTATGAGTGGGGTATTATTGGTGTATTTtatgagtggggtattactggtgtattttatgagtggggtattactggtgtattttatgagtggggtattactggtgtattttatgagtggggtattactggtgtataTTATGAGTGGtgtattactggtgtattttatgagtggggtattactggtgtattttatgagtggggtattactggtgtattactggtgtattttatgagtggggtattactggtgtatattatgagtggggtattactggtgtatattatgagtggggtattactggtgtattttatgagTGGtgtattactggtgtattttatgagtggggtattactggtgtatattatgagtggggtattactggtgtatattatgagtggggtattactggtgtattttatgagtggggtattactggtgtataTTATGAGTGGTGTATTACTGGTGTATATtatgagtggggtattactggtgtattttatgagTGGtgtattactggtgtattttatgagtggggtattactggtgtatattatgagtggggtattactggtgtattttatgagTGGTGTATTACTGGTGTATATtatgagtggggtattactggtgtattttatgttatagaataaaacgtgaaaatatttgtggcttgtgttcaccaccgaccttatttcaggcttttaaccaaaatcccattaaaaaaaaaaaaacactgacttCGGGACGACGGAACcggaagggctaaaatgctaactcgtttccgggtttaggcattacaaaatgatgtcatccctgcaccactctatggtgattggctgtaagtttagggagcggttgatttgatctgcagcggagttttctatgagcggagga
Coding sequences within:
- the smo gene encoding smoothened homolog, translating into MNPKVQIVVVLLLSLCKMSSSSIVGRFGMLWVWVSTVMVSQAVMLHKNESMFNDFCKKTTTCEVLKYNTCLGSPLPYTHTSLVLAEDSETQEEAFEKLAMWSGLRNAPRCWAVIQPLLCAVYMPKCENGKVELPSQTLCQATRRPCSIVEQERGWPNFLKCENTDKFPLGCQNEVQKLKFNTSGQCEAPLVKTDIQASWYKDVEGCGIQCDNPLFTEEEHSDMHDYIAIFGSITLLCTFFTLATFLADWKNSNRYPAVILFYVNACFFVGSIGWLAQFMDGARKEIVCKSDNTMRLGEPSSTETLSCVIIFIIVYYSLMSGVIWFVMLTYAWHTSFKALGTTHQPLSGKTSYFHLVTWSIPFILTVAILAIAQVDGDSVSGICFVGYKNYRYRAGFVLAPIGVVLTVGGYFLVRGVMTLFSIKSNHPGLLSEKAASKINETMLRLGIFGFLAFGFVFITFGCHFYDFFNQAEWERSFREFVLCEANVTIAHQTKKPIPECTIKNRPSLLVEKINLFSMFGTGIAMSTWVWTKATILIWKRTWCRIIGRSDDEPKRIKKSKMIAKAFSKRKELQMDPEKELSFSMHTVSHEGPVAGINFELNEPSMEMSSAWAQHVTKMVARRGAILPQDISVTPTGTPVPPPEERNKLWMVEADISPEMMKRKKKKKKRKKEVRSVAPVEEGVNPRHREFGASAVPRLPKLPAHRSLVANLWERQRQQEENVLPGSFPEFRPSCPIPYQERYGGLGYVSSNQPSRELGCNLSNPLTLSQYEGRGQLKQPAWQSNGHNGVFRYSGHEMPSSVGGGRTGFTAPRSEGRKPVTAPIHSRTNLMEAELMDADSDF